ataaatCTCACCTTTTCTGCCTAATTACAAGAAACTGGTACAATTGCTGAATGTGTTTATGGgagttttctttgttctttaacAGCAAATCTGCCACAGAGATCTGAAACTGGAAAACACACTGTTAGATGGAAGTCCGGCACCTCGCTTGAAAATCTGTGATTTCGGTTACTCTAAGGTTTGGAACTCACTTAATCACActtgatttgttaattttgtttaagCTACAGAGTGTTTTCTTAATGTTCTTAACATTTTTTGGTTCCGCATTGGTTTAGTCCTCTTTGCTGCATTCAAGGCCGAAATCAACGGTAGGAACTCCGGCTTACATAGCACCGGAAGTTCTCTCTCGGAGAGAGTATGATGGCAAGGTAAGTTTGTTTTGTCGTCCATCTTTTTTGTTGTCAAATTGAATATCTAGTCACCATAGAACATAAGCTCCAAAAGGAATTGATCTTGTTCTAGCTTCAACAAAACCCACTTTCTAATCCACATCTGCACTTTTGTTGTACATCACTAGTGAAGCCAGCACTATCTTGAATGATCTAATCCTCTTTCCAATATCCAACCATAAGAAAAGGGTTAGGTGCAAGCTGGGACAAGTATGAATCCATTTCTCTTATGAGCAAGATTGTGAACTTCTGTCTGTGTTAGGGCATTTGTCATTTTCAAGCATTAAGCACATGGTTTCTTAATTTGAGTTAGGAGATGTGTTGCATTTTGGTTTATTTCCTGgtggacatttttttttatttcccatAATATATTATGAAAGGATAAGCTTGAATGCACATGCGAGGCCAATAACAGAGTTTATCATATCCTATTGATTGTTCTATATGGCCTTGTTATCTTTTTAGCATAAAATTGGCTTTATAGACACTTCAGGTCCTGTGTGATGTGGTTTCTAAAATGGGTTTTGGCAGATCTTGAAAAGGTTGCTTTGTGTTTGGATCTGTGCAAGTGTTGACCAATATGGCACTATTAGTATGATTAATACTAGCAGATGAACTGCTGATTGATTTTTAACTTGAGCTTGCATTACCAACTTTTTTCATCAGATTGAATTCAGAAACCATGATCTGTACAATCATAAAGCTCAAATTgaagacaaaatatatataaaaagatgataTCAAAGAACATTAGGCCTTGAATGGCATGCCCCAGTTGCTGTATCATTTCAAGTTGCGGCAAATTGTTTTCTCTGAAAGATCTTGAATAACAGAAATGATTTGATATTCAGTTACAGTTTCTCGGTTAATATTCTTGAGTAGTTGTGTTCATGTATGTGACCAAAAAGGTGTAGGAGGCTGAAGTGCTGGGGGCTTTGCAGGTGAACTTGGTTTTAGATGTAGAAAGGCCAATCCCCCAAATTTGATCATGTATATTGTAGACTGTGTTGAAGACCTGATTCTACAGATGACCTAGAAAATGGTTAAATAATTAGACTATGAGTAAATTCTAGCAAATGATGAACAGTGACTAACTCTCCATGATTTGGAGGTGAAAAACACAAGATGCTGCGCTTGTTTTTCTTTCAGAATTCTGTCAAGATAATTTTGATTCCATTCACTGGCTCTTCTTTTCTGCATTGCATTCTTCAATCTCTGGTTCCTGGGGCCATCTCCAATTTGTTTACGCACAAGTGGGATTTACCTTCAAGTAGTAACTTGTTCTATTTCAATATTATGTTCCTTTTCTGGTTCAGTTGGCAGATGTTTGGTCATGTGGAGTTACTCTTTATGTGATGCTGGTAGGGGCATACCCATTTGAAGACCAAGATGACCCTAGAAATTTTAGGAAAACAATTCAGGTGAACATCTCTATCATATTCGGTTCTGAAAGAATCCATGAGTTATCACTGATCTTTTTTGCCTTCTTGTGATGTTTTTGCAGAAAATAATGGCTGTCCAATACAAAATCCCTGACTATGTTCATGTATCTCAAGCTTGCAGAAACCTGCTATCTCGCATATTCGTTGCAAACTCTTCCAGGGTATAATTCTCTAAATGGCATGATTTTGCAGTACTAAGTTTCTGTAAATCGGTGTCTGAAAATTGACGAGTTTTGTTACAGAGAATTTCACTCTCAGATATCAAAAGCCACCCATGGTTCTTAAAGAACTTGCCAAAGGAACTGACGGAGCCAGCACAAGCCATCTATTACCAGAGAGATAATCCAAGCTTTTCTCTTCAAAGTGTGGATGAGATAATGAAAATTGTGGCTGAGGCAAGACAACAGCCTCCATCATCCAAGCCTGTCAAAGGTTTCGGTTGGgaagttgaagaagatgaagaggaaGACATTGATGCAGAGGTAGAAGAGGAAGATGACGAAGATGAATATGACAAGAGGGTCAAGGAGGTTCATGCAAGTGGAGAGTATCAAATCAGTTGAGCCATATGGCCTATGTTTAGTTATTACATAAACTCACTAGTCATATGAACCTTAGTAGTTTTCTATTCATGTGTATCATAATACGTAATAACTGTTGCATAAGCCTTTGAATTTGTGAACCTGAAACTTTGGATGTTCCAATTTTTATCATTGCTCATGTAATGCATCATTGATTCCCCCCTACGGATTTCAACTGTAAGAAATGATGGATGGATTGTAAGGTAGAAAAAATCTATCATCTGAAAATGCAATTTGCGAATAATTTATGGGAGTTCAAACCTTCGCGGAAGCAAACCATGCCAGGCTCGACCACCCAGCCAAAACCCAGGGTGGTCGAAACCTGATGTAAGCATTTACTTTACAGACATTAAGGGGCAATATAAGCAGCAGGGGTTATGTAGCAATGTATAATTGAGTTCAAGGACATGTAGGGGATCAAAGAGAAGCATGAAGCAAGCATGGCTTGCCTAGTCGCTGCTATATTCTCAGTTGACTGCAGGAAGGGGCTTCGACTCGATGCGGACGATGTGATGACAAAAAGTTAACATGTAGATAAATCAAAGAACATTCTGTAAttagatgaaaaataatataactctgtaatacatttttttttttaatcttttgaccCATTTAAGGATTGCACTGCCAGTAACTATGCTATTAACCCCAATCCCACCAATTATGAACTTCGACAACAATGCCAGAGTGTTCAATTCAGCATATATACGAGTTGAAGTCGTATGATGCATAAGAAATTACGCGTCTTGACTTAGGTAACAAAATTTACACCAGGCATAAGAAAGGTCTTGTGTAGTGGTGTTTAATGGAACGATGGAAAAATACCCCATTGGTGCAAAAACCCCTGCCCGGTGGTGACTTCAAGAACCAATAGAACAAGAACTGCCAGCATAGCTGCTCGCCCGTTCCAGGTTTCTGCACTTCTTGTCCAACCCCATTCCCATACCGTCACAGGCGATGGTAGCTCTCTTCGCTTTGAATCATAAACTGCCAGCAGCTCCTCTACACTGCCAAGCGGAACTAAAGACTGCAGAAAATCCCAAACCAATTATCAGAGAAAAAATCAGTGGTAAAATATGCAGCTCATCAGCACAGAAACAAAGAGATCACGGCCATCCTAACATGCTTTCCTCTAGATAACGGTAGAGAAAGTTGGTTTCCAATTCAGTGAGAAAAGAAGTGAAATTTGAGTGTTCAAAATATTCCTGTAGTCACAAAAGTGATTAATGCCATTCTGCTTAATTTAATGGGGATGCCAAAGGAgcaaaaatttgaaattcaGAAACAGCCAACCAGTCATAACTCAGCTAATTTGGAGATGCAAATGCAAATAGGATGGACATAAATTAAAGAGGCAAGGACTGGGAAGGGGAATTAGCTTTTGTGAAAGCAGACACTGTTGGGCCCTTCAGGGTTCATGTTTAACTTGGGGTAGGCAACTGTAGTTATTATGATGGAAGGTCTTTAAAGTTCATTTCATCTATATAAACACAAATGTGTTACACAcatacatgctcagagggaGGGAACGAGTGAGACAGGAAAGTACACATGGATTTACAATCTTGTAGACGAAAAGTTTCATTGGCATTGAGAAGTTACATGCTTGCATCCATAACAGAAAACTTCAAGCATCTTATTTGACTTCTAAATTGTTGAAAAGATTAATAAGGGTACCTGTCGAGCTTCTAGATTTGAGACTGCCATAGCTCCTACATATGGAAGACTCTCAATCACTGCATCGGCCAAATCTGAAATGAAGGTTGGCTCACATCCTAGTGCAGGAACACGTCCCCATTTTTCTATACCAGACTTGAGAGCCAACTCTTTGTACTCAACATCAATTTCTTCCAAGGTCTCGATATGCTCACTAACAAAGCTGTGAATCAGAGAATGAAGTTTTGAGAACTTCAATGcataaattaaaacatcaagCGATCAGTGAACCAACAACTTCTAGTAAAAAATACAGTAAGTTCAATTTCTTAACCTGGTTATAGAAAAATTGATTACCTAATTGGAACAGCCAAAAGACGTTTTACCCCTTTCTTCCCAAGCTCAATGATTGTCTCATCAGTATATGGTTTCAACCATTCCACAGGTCCAACTCTGCTCTGTTAGAATATCCAGACCATCAATGACTTGCAGTGAAATTTGAATGCAAAAAGAAGAGCATGtaacatggaaaaataaaaggaaaaaaagaaacctCAGGCCTTAGTGTCGACATGCCTGCGACAGAATTCATCAAATCATAGAAGATatttactcaaaaaaaaaaatgaagcaaaaaaCTTTTCTAGCAGTATTAGTACAGTCTATTACaagtaaattcaattttaaataagattagaCTGTCATCTCATTTAGACTGGAAATAGAAATCAGGAAAGAAACTCACTGTTTCATGATGATGGATTGTAGTGGTAGGGTTATGTGACAAGTTTGAGTTGTTTTTGGATGGTTATGGTGATGTCAGTGTAATTCCTTCTGGTCATGACTTGAAACATCTTagaagagggggggggggtatTTTTGTGTGTGAACATAACTCCGGTGAACTAGTCAAGTTGTCTAATCCTTGTGGTTATTATATCAGGACAGAATGCTTTGCTGTAACATATATTCCTTCTGCCAGCGACTACAAGTTACTTCACTCAATCCATATTTGCTATGAAGAAGATGACTTGGTATTGCATACTTGGTAATGTATATATGATATTAGGAATGTCAGCAATTCTGTTTGGGATTCCTGAAGGTGGGTCCTTGTGAGGTTTCCTCATTCATATCTAAGATTAATGGATGTTGTAGAAAATGTTGATGGAGCAGATTCGTGGATGAAACCTGAAACTATGGCCAGGAAAGGAGACAGAAAAAGGATGATCTCACTAGTTATGGAGAAAGAAGATTTCTTGATAATTTATGAACCCTTAGAATGTTCATATTTTTCTGGTAATTGTGTATCTTAGTTGCAGGGTTGTGCTACTGCCATTATGGATTTTTGGATATTGACAGTCCCCAATAATTCTGTAGGCAAAGGGATACAGCTTCAATCTTCCAGTCTGGAATGCATCGCCTCATCATGTTGGCAAAAGAGAGATGATGTTGTTTGAAAGGACATTGAAGTCTTCAGTATTAAGCTATTAAAATATGCAAACAAAAACCTCACAGAGATATTCATGTAGAATACAAAAAGGGCCCTTATATCTACTATGGCAGCTTAATTCCACTTGGGAGGTCACATATGTGATTATCTCCACCGATATCTCTACATATTGTTACCATTCTTTTAGTGTTTATGCATTATTTTGACATCAactttttgtttctattatcTATTCTCTCCACTCAGAAATATAAATCAGATGCTACCATAAGATGATGCCTCTACCgcttagtttttgtgtttttctatgTGCTGTTCAATAGCATAGTCAATCAACTTCGTAGTCAAAACACTTGGCCAGAAGTGTGACCGAGTTAAAGATTTCATTTGACAATTCCTTCCTCTTTCTTATTTCCAACTGTCTCTGCCATCTATTTATTTGAAAGCCAGTATGCTATAAGCTCTCCACCACCACACCTTGGGTATAAGTTTCAAAATAGAAACAGCTAAGTTTCCGAGCCATTTTTTAGACTCCAATAAATATCAGCAATATGAACTTGCTTTCAGAAAGTCAGCTAGTCCCACAATCAGAACTATTTTATTGTTCCTGCCAAATATTCAGTTTTCTCAACCAAGGATGTTTCTCTTGTGAATCGACAATCTTTGGCAGCTATCACAGGCAAAGTAAAGAAAATTGTAAGCAGCTCTTAAatccatttttaaaaataaataaaaaattct
This genomic stretch from Populus alba chromosome 19, ASM523922v2, whole genome shotgun sequence harbors:
- the LOC118051949 gene encoding serine/threonine-protein kinase SRK2A; this encodes MEKYELVKDLGAGNFGVARLLRHKETKELVAMKYIERGHKIDENVAREIINHRSLRHPNIIRFKEVVLTPTHLAIVMEYAAGGELFERICNAGRFSEDEARYFFQQLISGVNYCHNMQICHRDLKLENTLLDGSPAPRLKICDFGYSKSSLLHSRPKSTVGTPAYIAPEVLSRREYDGKLADVWSCGVTLYVMLVGAYPFEDQDDPRNFRKTIQKIMAVQYKIPDYVHVSQACRNLLSRIFVANSSRRISLSDIKSHPWFLKNLPKELTEPAQAIYYQRDNPSFSLQSVDEIMKIVAEARQQPPSSKPVKGFGWEVEEDEEEDIDAEVEEEDDEDEYDKRVKEVHASGEYQIS